A window of Rhododendron vialii isolate Sample 1 chromosome 11a, ASM3025357v1 contains these coding sequences:
- the LOC131307060 gene encoding uncharacterized protein LOC131307060, which produces MVENNPRAWHELLSEALWANKILNKEATNITPYILVYGHDPVLPMERFSALFIALSGVYHLTPAEDTQAMLIELEDLDEVRLAALDHMLVQKRRIARAYDKRVRKKIFSEGDLVSKAIFPLGEKNSRYDK; this is translated from the exons ATGGTGGAAAATAATCCAAGGGCCTGGCACGAATTGCTTTCTGAGGCCTTATGGGCCAACAAAATCTTAAATAAGGAAGCCACCAATATAACTCCTTATATATTGGTATATGGACATGATCCAGTCCTGCCCATGGAG AGATTTAGCGCACTCTTCATTGCATTATCGGGTGTTTATCACCTCACTCCTGCAGAAGATACTCAAGCCATGCTGATAGAGCTTGAGGACTTGGATGAAGTTAGGCTCGCAGCCCTTGACCATATGTTGGTCCAGAAGAGAAGAATTGCTAGAGCTTATGACAAACGTGTAAGGAAGAAAATTTTTTCTGAAGGAGACTTGGTTTCAAAGGCTATCTTTCCCCTAGGAGAAAAGAATTCAAGATACGACAAGTGA
- the LOC131306566 gene encoding laccase-14-like, with translation MELKKSLKLEVLGFVLLNVFVLSMSRKTIPSINWVLKETNYTRLCSSKNILTVNGLFPGPTLYVRKGDRLIVNVQNQGKYNVTIHWHGVKQPRNPWSDGPVYVTQCPIRPGANFSYELIFSTEEGTLWWHAHSDWSRATVHGPIVVYPSNGTTYPFPKPHAEFPIVLASWFKGDVMEIIQSALEGGGEPNKSDALTINGQPGDLYNCSKPGTFNVMVNYGKRYLLRVINSIMNEEVFFAVAKHKFTVVGMDGAYIKPIETDYILITPGQTMDILLTANKSPSHYYMAARASAGVVYDNTTTTAIVKYIGNYTAPSTPTFPSTLPNYTDIDAVTDFTKRIKALASKDYPIDVPKKVDTRLFITIAVGLIPCPNNSCDGPNGSRLAASLNNVSFEKPAVDLLQAYYRKIGGIFTTDFPNVPPYFFNFTADEMPDNVLIPSTGTKVKVLEFNSSVEIVFQGTNVQAAAENHPIHLHGFSFYHVGSGFGNFDNKTDPKGYNLVDPPEINTVGVPKNGWATIRFRADNPGVWFMHCHLERHSDWGMDMVFIVKNGSTRLTSMRRPPSHLNPC, from the exons ATGGAGTTGAAGAAAAGTTTGAAGTTGGAGGTCTTAGGGTTTGTCCTTTTGAATGTGTTTGTGCTGTCCATGTCCAGAAAGACAATCCCTTCCATCAACTGGGTT CTCAAGGAAACAAACTATACAAGGTTGTGTAGCTCAAAGAATATCTTGACAGTCAATGGATTGTTTCCAGGGCCTACTTTGTATGTCCGAAAGGGTGATAGGTTGATTGTTAACGTTCAAAACCAAGGGAAATACAATGTCACCATTCATTg GCACGGAGTGAAGCAGCCAAGAAATCCATGGTCAGATGGACCCGTGTACGTGACACAATGTCCAATTAGACCGGGTGCAAATTTCAGTTATGAACTCATATTCTCAACCGAAGAAGGTACCCTTTGGTGGCATGCTCATAGTGATTGGTCTCGAGCCACGgtccatggccctattgttgtATACCCTTCAAATGGAACAACCTACCCTTTTCCCAAGCCTCATGCAGAGTTTCCTATTGTTTTGG CATCGTGGTTTAAGGGAGATGTAATGGAGATAATTCAAAGTGCACTTGAAGGCGGAGGCGAACCAAACAAGTCAGATGCTCTCACCATCAATGGCCAACCGGGTGATCTATACAATTGTTCCAAACCCG GGACGTTCAACGTGATGGTAAATTATGGAAAGAGGTATCTTCTTCGCGTCATCAACTCAATTATGAACGAAGAAGTGTTCTTCGCGGTAGCTAAGCATAAGTTCACAGTCGTTGGAATGGATGGAGCATACATCAAACCCATAGAAACTGATTATATCTTGATAACCCCTGGACAAACCATGGACATCTTATTGACTGCAAATAAGTCCCCGAGCCACTATTACATGGCAGCTAGAGCCTCTGCCGGTGTTGTATACGATAACACTACTACAACCGCGATCGTGAAATACATTGGAAATTATACAGCCCCATCGACGCCAACATTTCCTAGTACCCTTCCGAATTATACTGACATCGATGCTGTAACAGATTTCACCAAGCGGATTAAGGCCCTGGCTAGCAAGGACTACCCGATTGATGTCCCCAAAAAAGTCGATACCCGACTTTTCATAACTATCGCAGTGGGCTTGATTCCGTGCCCTAATAATTCGTGTGACGGACCAAATGGTTCCAGGCTCGCTGCAAGCTTGAACAATGTAAGTTTTGAGAAGCCTGCGGTGGATTTATTGCAAGCGTATTACAGGAAGATCGGAGGGATTTTCACGACCGACTTTCCAAATGTGCCGCCTTACTTCTTCAATTTTACAGCTGATGAGATGCCAGACAACGTTTTAATCCCATCGACGGGGACGAAAGTGAAAGTCTTGGAGTTTAATTCAAGTGTGGAGATAGTGTTTCAGGGGACTAATGTACAAGCTGCAGCTGAGAACCATCCAATACATTTACATGGCTTCAGCTTTTATCATGTTGGATCTGGTTTTGGCAACTTTGATAATAAGACTGATCCAAAAGGTTACAATTTGGTTGACCCACCTGAGATAAACACTGTCGGGGTGCCCAAGAATGGATGGGCTACAATCAGATTCAGAGCTGATAATCCAG GGGTGTGGTTTATGCATTGTCACTTGGAAAGACATTCTGACTGGGGAATGGATATGGTATTTATTGTGAAGAACGGGTCCACCAGGTTAACAAGTATGCGGCGACCCCCAAGTCACTTGAACCCTTGCTAA
- the LOC131307061 gene encoding uncharacterized protein LOC131307061, with protein sequence MQSTVEHIARFQVQCGEAGTIDGLKLRLFPNSLIGTTFTWYINLPPNSVQTWAQLEEIFHQQFYRVEPEVTLADLSCYRQIHLESTESYRLRFKTTRFKCKIVLPEVEYASHYEKFLAEEQDKKTASKGTYYCDPNYRVAAVETEADPDVAVAKIIHNKPYSCKAFVKMEPTKQPIQNTFNRPTRAYTFDVGRAEAIFDQLLAYKLLKLPSLATRFQLWKN encoded by the exons ATGCAGTCAACAGTGGAACACATTgccaggtttcaagttcaatgtggagaGGCTGGGACCATTGATGGCCTAAAGTTAAGGCTATTTCCCAATTCTCTTATTGGGACAACCTTtacttggtacatcaacttgccaCCTAACTCAGTGCAGACCTGGGCACAGTTGGAGGAAATTTTCCACCAACAGTTCTATAGGGTAGAACCAGAAGTGACGTTGGCAGACCTGTCATGCTATCGTCAAATCCATCTCGAATCTACGGAGTCCTATCGCTTACGTTTCAAGACTACTCGATTTAAATGCAAGATTGTCCTTCCAGAGGTCGAATAT GCctctcattatgaaaagttcttggcAGAGGAGCAGGACAAGAAGACAGCATCCAAGGGAACGTATTACTGTGACCCTAATTACAGAGTTGCTGCAGTGGAAACTGAGGCAGATCCAGATGTGGCGGTGGCTAAAATCATCCACAATAAGCCATACAGTTGTaaggcctttgtcaagatggagccAACGAAGCAGCCAATCCAGAACACTTTTAATAGGCCAACCAGGGCCTATACTTTTGATGTTGGCAGGGCTGAGgctatctttgatcaactcctgGCCTACAAGCTGCTCAAACTACCCTCTTTGGCCACAAGATTCCAGCTCTGgaagaactga